In the genome of Metabacillus litoralis, the window CATTGCATTAGGTCTGTTTGTTGCATTTTTTGGACTTAATCAATTATTCATGTTTCGCTCAACCTTATCATTTGTTGTGGGAATTATTTTTCTGTTAATCGGTTTTGGCAGTGCATGGGCAGGATACCGCGCTTACAAGCATTATCTTCCATATGTTCTAAAAGAAATAAAAGAACAACAGTAAAGAATTCTTCGAAAAAATAGGGTTAACTGTTTTATAAAACAGTTAACCCTATTTTTGTATCCTGTATTATCTCTCAATCAATTGAACCATCATCATTGCTTTTCCTACGACAACACCGTCGCTATATGCTTCTATATCAATTTTTCCAAACTTACGACCAACCTCTAATATTTTAGGGTGAATTTCAAGCACTGATTCCATTTGAACAGGTTTAATAAAGTATATTGTGATATTTTCAACAACAATGTCACCTTTTTTCTGTGCTCTTAGATAACGATTAACGGACTCTGTAACAAGTGTCGTAAAAACTCCATAGGAAATGGTGCCAAGGTGATTTGTCATTTGCGGAGTTACTTCACATCGAAAAATACTACTGCGTTTTGATTCATCATCAATCGTTATAAATTGATTTGTCACAATGTCATCAAGCTTTTCACCAATTTGTGGTTGACGTTGGATCATTTGAAGGGCCTTAAGTACATCTTGACGACTAATAATCCCTTGCAATCGATTCTGCTGGTCTACTACCGGCAAAATTTCGATTCCTTCCCAAACCATCATTTGTGCTGCTGATGCAACAGAAGTTTTACCAATGACCGTAATCGGGCTTTTAGTCATTATTTTTTCGATTAGGGTTGAATGGTCGTTCCCCATAATATCTTTAGAGGTAACAATTCCTTGCACTTTTAAGTTCTGATCTATCACTGGAAACCGACCATGTCCAGTTTCATAGTTATGTTGATACCAAGTTGCCACCGTATCAACCGTTGATAAACAAATTGTTTTATCAATCGGTGTAAGAATATCCTCCACCTGTACGATTTCTTTCTTAATCAACTGATCATAAATTGCTCTATTGATCATTGCGCCAACCGTAAAGGTATCATAGCTTGTTGAAATAATTGGTAGCTCTAGCTCATCAGCTAATTTTTTCACACTATCTTCTGTATCAAAACCACCTGTTATCAATACTGCTGCACCAGCTTCAAGTGCATATTGATGGGCAGTTGTACGATTCCCGACTATAAGTAAGTTCCCTGCACCTGTATATCGCATCATGGCATCAAGCTTCATCGCACCGATAACAAATTTATTTAATGTTTTATGTAAACCTGCCCGTCCACCTAAAACTTGCCCTTCAACAATATTAACAACCTCAGCATATGTTAATTTCTCAAAGTTCTCTTTCTTTTTAGTTTCGATTCTAATCGTTCCGACACGTTCTATCGTACTAACATATCCTTTGTTCTCTGCTTCTTTAATCGCACGATATGCTGTTCCTTCGCTAACATTTATATCCTTCGCAATTTGTCTAACAGAAATTTTTTCACCAACTGGCAGTGAAGTTATATACTGCAAAATTTGCTCGTGCTTTGTAGCCAAGCTGCATCACCCTTTTTATATTAGTGCATTTATCTAATAAGACCGCACAAATACGGTTTAAAAAACAAACTAATCCACTTTTATTATAAGGGTGAAGAGGGCTTATATCAACGCAGTGTTTGTCTTTGTCTCTTTTTCTGAATCTGCTTATAGGATTTTAGCTGCTTTGCTTGAACCTGTTGCTTTGGTCGGTACAAATAATGAGCAAAGTTTCCACCAATAACAAAAATCGCTAAGCACAACCAGCTCATCGCAAATACAGTTTGCGTTTGGTCACCCGAAAGTGAGATATGTTGAAGTCCAAAATAGAGCATCATTAATGCAATTAATGCGTACATTAGGTTTTTCATATTGATTCATCCTTTCTATCGAAGCTTTGTTTTATTTTATGCATGTACACATAAAAAAAGAAGCAATGAATGAGATTCTTTGCTTCTTTCTAGCACTATTTAATTCCCTCGATTATAGCTCGTATTTTTCTCCGACTTTTAATGGCAAGCCAATGCCTT includes:
- a CDS encoding YtpI family protein, translating into MPVLVVLIIFSLAFYLYYKVKAYRSNKQAEKSWISAKASIALGLFVAFFGLNQLFMFRSTLSFVVGIIFLLIGFGSAWAGYRAYKHYLPYVLKEIKEQQ
- a CDS encoding DRTGG domain-containing protein, coding for MATKHEQILQYITSLPVGEKISVRQIAKDINVSEGTAYRAIKEAENKGYVSTIERVGTIRIETKKKENFEKLTYAEVVNIVEGQVLGGRAGLHKTLNKFVIGAMKLDAMMRYTGAGNLLIVGNRTTAHQYALEAGAAVLITGGFDTEDSVKKLADELELPIISTSYDTFTVGAMINRAIYDQLIKKEIVQVEDILTPIDKTICLSTVDTVATWYQHNYETGHGRFPVIDQNLKVQGIVTSKDIMGNDHSTLIEKIMTKSPITVIGKTSVASAAQMMVWEGIEILPVVDQQNRLQGIISRQDVLKALQMIQRQPQIGEKLDDIVTNQFITIDDESKRSSIFRCEVTPQMTNHLGTISYGVFTTLVTESVNRYLRAQKKGDIVVENITIYFIKPVQMESVLEIHPKILEVGRKFGKIDIEAYSDGVVVGKAMMMVQLIER